In Danio rerio strain Tuebingen ecotype United States chromosome 18, GRCz12tu, whole genome shotgun sequence, the genomic window AAAGTTTCATGTGCTCTGGAGCTAGCCCCTTATTAGGATTAATTGGGGAGTCTGGATCCTCACAATCAATTGTTGTCTCCAGAACTTTGGAGCCTTTCAGAATACCAATGGTATTATATTTACCTATGGTATATTAATAAgtgtgcatatacacacacacacacacacacacacatatacatacatacatacaactaTATATAACTTAggtttttttatgaatttattattattatagataagCTATTTCTCCACCTGCTCTTGTCTAAGTGATCGAAAGCAGTTCCCGACATTTTTCAGAGTGGTTCCAAGTGATGACTACCAGGTCAAAGCGATTGCACAGCTCCTAAAGAGATTTGACTGGACATGGATTGGTGTTGTGACTGAAGACCATGATTATGGCAGGTTTGCTTTACAAGGCTTAAAGCGAgaaattgaaaatacaaaaatttGTTTGGCTTATCATGAAATGATTCCAAAAGACTATACCCAGGAACGAGTCTTGAAGATACTTAAAGTTATGAAGGAATCAACAGCCAAggtggttgttgttttttcaggGGAAGGGGAATTTTACCCTTTTTTGACAGAGTTTGTGGCTCAGAATATTACAGGAATTCAGTGGATTGCAAGTGAGGCTTGGGTTACAGCATCAATGTTAGCAGAGacatattcatttttagatggCACAATTGGCTTTGCAATCCGTCAAGGACACGTCCCAGGTCTTCAGGATTACATCAGGACCGTCACTCCAGAAAGGTACCCTTCTATTCCTCAGGTTCAGGAACTGTGGGAGGCTTTGTATGGTTGTTCTCCATCCACATCCACCTTGAGCAGTCATTTACCCTCATGCACAGGAAAAGAAATTCTCAGAAAAGAATACTCTGCCTACATGAACACATCCAGCCCTCGTGTGACCTACAATGTTTACAAAGCGGTGTATGCCTTTGCTCATTCTCTTCATAATCTTATTGAATGTAGAAATGGACATGGGCCATTTGAGAATTTATCATGTGCGAACCTCAACAATGTGTTTCCATGGCAGGTAAAAGTACTTGAGGATTTGATGATAACTTGTGTTTAAGTAGATTAGTTATTATATTGCACATGAACTGTCTAGATGTGGATATTTGTTTTAATCATCTCCATTTTTCCCTCTGCTGTCTTCAGCTTCAACATTATTTACAGGAAATATCCTTCTCTATTTCTGGAGAGGAAGTTAATTTTGATATCAAGGGAGATGCAATACCATCTTATGATTTAATAAACTGGCAAAGAAGTGCAAGTGGAGATATGCAGTTTATTAAAGTGGGCCTCTATGATGGTGCTCAGCATTCTGGCAAAGAACTAGTGATTGAGAAGCAGGCTATTGCATGGTCTAACCAACAGACTAAGGCAAGGTGTTGACTGCACACTACACTGCCATCTGTTGTTCTAATAATATAACTGTCACTATACAGTATGTGCTCATTAAGCCTTTATACATTTGATAAAAAGATGTGCTGTTTCATTATGCTAAAACTGACAATGCATCTGGTATTGCATTCTGTTATTTGGAGACTCATATTCTTGGGAAGaggttataataaaaataattttaatttaggtaCCTGTTTCTGTATGCAGTAACGGCTGCACTCCAGGATACAGGAAGGCTGTCCGACATGGGCAGTCTCTGTGTTGTTTTGATTGTGTTCCATGTGACATTGGCAAGATCAGTAATCAGACAGGTCAGAGCTCTGTGATGCATGTTTTCCTATTGACAAAAATTATATAAAGACACCATTTATTCATGCTGTCATATTTAATTCCAATGCACTTCATatggttttctttcttttttttctttgaaagatTCAGTAGATTGTCTGTCTTGCCCTGAAGACTATTGGTCCAATGTAAATAGAACAGAGTGCATCCAGAAAGTGATTGAATTTCTCTCCCATGATGCGATGGGAATGACCTTGACTGTGATAGCTGTAGCAGGAGCCTTTCTGACCATCACTGTGCTGGGGATATTTCTGTACAACAAAGGAACCCCTATAGTCCGTGTGAATAACTCTGAACTCAGTTTCTTCATCTTGGTATCACTGACTTTTTGTTTTCTGTGTGCTTTGATATTTATCGGGGAACCCACATCCTGGTCCTGTATGCTTCGGCACACTGCATTCAGCATCACCTTCTCACTTTGCATCTCTTGCATCTTGGGAAAGACTTTAGTGGTGCTGGCTGCTTTCACAGCGACCCGACCTGGAAACAATATAATGAAATGGTTGGGCCCTACACAGCAGAGAATCATCATTTTCTGCTGCACTCTCGTTCAGGTGCTCATATGTACAGTCTGGCTTGTAGTATCCCCACCATTTCCCTATAGAAACACTAAATATCAACAGTCCAAGATCATTCTGGATTGCAGTGTGGGCTCTGATCTGGCTTTTTGGTGTGTGCTGGGATATATCGGTCTTTTAGCTTGTGTCTGCTTTTTTCTGGCTTTTCTGGCCCGGAAATTACCAGGTAATTTTAATGAGGCCAAATACATCACCTTCAGCATGATTATATTTTGCACTGTATGGCTAGCTTTTGTGCCTGCATATGTCAGTTCGCCTGGTAAGTTTACAACTGCTGTGGAGATTTTTGCTATACTAGCTTCTAGTTTCGGCCTGCTTTTCTGCTTGTTTGCTCcaaaatgttacattattttaGTGAAGCCAGAGAAAAACACCAAGCAACATTTAATTGGAAAAGTCACAAAATGAATAGTGTTTGTACagattttcaaaaaaattaaaaatgataaaaatgctATAAACATGAAATCCAAATATTATCTTCAACTAtgaacttttaaatattttagggaCAGAGTCAATATcctatgcatttattttttatttttgtagtatTCAATTTGTTTTTCAAGTTTCATGATTCCAACAAGCTTGTCAGAAATGTTTACGTAAAATAACAATAGACAATGAAGATGTTAACTGATCTCTAGGTTATGTAACCTACACTGTAGCCACtggtttttgcaataaaaaataaagtctaaataaaaaaagtaacaacaaaataaacaaaataaagactGTCTATACATTCACTGTCCATTTTAATTCATATGAAATGGACCCAACAACAGAAACCAAATAGTATGAGTGAAAGTATAATACATGCAGACCTTTACCCCTCACACCTAcaagtttaatattttttatatggttAAGTTACAGGTTCATACTagtcttttttttaatctgcccccaagttattatttgatttagATGGTTTGTAATCACATTTTTTGGGATTGTTGCTTGTTCAGCAGAATACATTAACAGTTAGACCCTCCTTTAATGTAAATTTGCACAG contains:
- the olfcv1 gene encoding extracellular calcium-sensing receptor-like isoform X1 → MIHIFLCIFHLSSAAMTSRCIPRGNFDLPVFMTSGDFTIGGIFPLHYRVELPPTDYMKKPLTAMCRGFDPMAFHWALTMGLAVEEINNRKDLLPEHTLAYRIFDSCATPVMAQKAVLAALNGQDVVQSFMCSGASPLLGLIGESGSSQSIVVSRTLEPFRIPMISYFSTCSCLSDRKQFPTFFRVVPSDDYQVKAIAQLLKRFDWTWIGVVTEDHDYGRFALQGLKREIENTKICLAYHEMIPKDYTQERVLKILKVMKESTAKVVVVFSGEGEFYPFLTEFVAQNITGIQWIASEAWVTASMLAETYSFLDGTIGFAIRQGHVPGLQDYIRTVTPERYPSIPQVQELWEALYGCSPSTSTLSSHLPSCTGKEILRKEYSAYMNTSSPRVTYNVYKAVYAFAHSLHNLIECRNGHGPFENLSCANLNNVFPWQLQHYLQEISFSISGEEVNFDIKGDAIPSYDLINWQRSASGDMQFIKVGLYDGAQHSGKELVIEKQAIAWSNQQTKVPVSVCSNGCTPGYRKAVRHGQSLCCFDCVPCDIGKISNQTDSVDCLSCPEDYWSNVNRTECIQKVIEFLSHDAMGMTLTVIAVAGAFLTITVLGIFLYNKGTPIVRVNNSELSFFILVSLTFCFLCALIFIGEPTSWSCMLRHTAFSITFSLCISCILGKTLVVLAAFTATRPGNNIMKWLGPTQQRIIIFCCTLVQVLICTVWLVVSPPFPYRNTKYQQSKIILDCSVGSDLAFWCVLGYIGLLACVCFFLAFLARKLPGNFNEAKYITFSMIIFCTVWLAFVPAYVSSPGKFTTAVEIFAILASSFGLLFCLFAPKCYIILVKPEKNTKQHLIGKVTK
- the olfcv1 gene encoding vomeronasal type-2 receptor 1-like isoform X5, giving the protein MIHIFLCIFHLSSAAMTSRCIPRGNFDLPVFMTSGDFTIGGIFPLHYRVELPPTDYMKKPLTAMCRGFDPMAFHWALTMGLAVEEINNRKDLLPEHTLAYRIFDSCATPVMAQKAVLAALNGQDVVQSFMCSGASPLLGLIGESGSSQSIVVSRTLEPFRIPMISYFSTCSCLSDRKQFPTFFRVVPSDDYQVKAIAQLLKRFDWTWIGVVTEDHDYGRFALQGLKREIENTKICLAYHEMIPKDYTQERVLKILKVMKESTAKVVVVFSGEGEFYPFLTEFVAQNITGIQWIASEAWVTASMLAETYSFLDGTIGFAIRQGHVPGLQDYIRTVTPERYPSIPQVQELWEALYGCSPSTSTLSSHLPSCTGKEILRKEYSAYMNTSSPRVTYNVYKAVYAFAHSLHNLIECRNGHGPFENLSCANLNNVFPWQLQHYLQEISFSISGEEVNFDIKGDAIPSYDLINWQRSASGDMQFIKVGLYDGAQHSGKELVIEKQAIAWSNQQTKARYLFLYAVTAALQDTGRLSDMGSLCVVLIVFHVTLARSVIRQIQ
- the olfcv1 gene encoding vomeronasal type-2 receptor 1-like isoform X6, encoding MIHIFLCIFHLSSAAMTSRCIPRGNFDLPVFMTSGDFTIGGIFPLHYRVELPPTDYMKKPLTAMCRGFDPMAFHWALTMGLAVEEINNRKDLLPEHTLAYRIFDSCATPVMAQKAVLAALNGQDVVQSFMCSGASPLLGLIGESGSSQSIVVSRTLEPFRIPMVLYLPMISYFSTCSCLSDRKQFPTFFRVVPSDDYQVKAIAQLLKRFDWTWIGVVTEDHDYGRFALQGLKREIENTKICLAYHEMIPKDYTQERVLKILKVMKESTAKVVVVFSGEGEFYPFLTEFVAQNITGIQWIASEAWVTASMLAETYSFLDGTIGFAIRQGHVPGLQDYIRTVTPERYPSIPQVQELWEALYGCSPSTSTLSSHLPSCTGKEILRKEYSAYMNTSSPRVTYNVYKAVYAFAHSLHNLIECRNGHGPFENLSCANLNNVFPWQLQHYLQEISFSISGEEVNFDIKGDAIPSYDLINWQRSASGDMQFIKVGLYDGAQHSGKELVIEKQAIAWSNQQTKARYLFLYAVTAALQDTGRLSDMGSLCVVLIVFHVTLARSVIRQIQ
- the olfcv1 gene encoding extracellular calcium-sensing receptor-like isoform X3; protein product: MIHIFLCIFHLSSAAMTSRCIPRGNFDLPVFMTSGDFTIGGIFPLHYRVELPPTDYMKKPLTAMCRGFDPMAFHWALTMGLAVEEINNRKDLLPEHTLAYRIFDSCATPVMAQKAVLAALNGQDVVQSFMCSGASPLLGLIGESGSSQSIVVSRTLEPFRIPMVLYLPMISYFSTCSCLSDRKQFPTFFRVVPSDDYQVKAIAQLLKRFDWTWIGVVTEDHDYGRFALQGLKREIENTKICLAYHEMIPKDYTQERVLKILKVMKESTAKVVVVFSGEGEFYPFLTEFVAQNITGIQWIASEAWVTASMLAETYSFLDGTIGFAIRQGHVPGLQDYIRTVTPERYPSIPQVQELWEALYGCSPSTSTLSSHLPSCTGKEILRKEYSAYMNTSSPRVTYNVYKAVYAFAHSLHNLIECRNGHGPFENLSCANLNNVFPWQLQHYLQEISFSISGEEVNFDIKGDAIPSYDLINWQRSASGDMQFIKVGLYDGAQHSGKELVIEKQAIAWSNQQTKVPVSVCSNGCTPGYRKAVRHGQSLCCFDCVPCDIGKISNQTDSVDCLSCPEDYWSNVNRTECIQKVIEFLSHDAMGMTLTVIAVAGAFLTITVLGIFLYNKGTPIVRVNNSELSFFILVSLTFCFLCALIFIGEPTSWSCMLRHTAFSITFSLCISCILGKTLVVLAAFTATRPGNNIMKWLGPTQQRIIIFCCTLVQVLICTVWLVVSPPFPYRNTKYQQSKIILDCSVGSDLAFWCVLGYIGLLACVCFFLAFLARKLPGRAGWVIKKYVMINCGWM
- the olfcv1 gene encoding extracellular calcium-sensing receptor-like isoform X4; the protein is MIHIFLCIFHLSSAAMTSRCIPRGNFDLPVFMTSGDFTIGGIFPLHYRVELPPTDYMKKPLTAMCRGFDPMAFHWALTMGLAVEEINNRKDLLPEHTLAYRIFDSCATPVMAQKAVLAALNGQDVVQSFMCSGASPLLGLIGESGSSQSIVVSRTLEPFRIPMISYFSTCSCLSDRKQFPTFFRVVPSDDYQVKAIAQLLKRFDWTWIGVVTEDHDYGRFALQGLKREIENTKICLAYHEMIPKDYTQERVLKILKVMKESTAKVVVVFSGEGEFYPFLTEFVAQNITGIQWIASEAWVTASMLAETYSFLDGTIGFAIRQGHVPGLQDYIRTVTPERYPSIPQVQELWEALYGCSPSTSTLSSHLPSCTGKEILRKEYSAYMNTSSPRVTYNVYKAVYAFAHSLHNLIECRNGHGPFENLSCANLNNVFPWQLQHYLQEISFSISGEEVNFDIKGDAIPSYDLINWQRSASGDMQFIKVGLYDGAQHSGKELVIEKQAIAWSNQQTKVPVSVCSNGCTPGYRKAVRHGQSLCCFDCVPCDIGKISNQTDSVDCLSCPEDYWSNVNRTECIQKVIEFLSHDAMGMTLTVIAVAGAFLTITVLGIFLYNKGTPIVRVNNSELSFFILVSLTFCFLCALIFIGEPTSWSCMLRHTAFSITFSLCISCILGKTLVVLAAFTATRPGNNIMKWLGPTQQRIIIFCCTLVQVLICTVWLVVSPPFPYRNTKYQQSKIILDCSVGSDLAFWCVLGYIGLLACVCFFLAFLARKLPGRAGWVIKKYVMINCGWM
- the olfcv1 gene encoding extracellular calcium-sensing receptor-like isoform X2, which codes for MIHIFLCIFHLSSAAMTSRCIPRGNFDLPVFMTSGDFTIGGIFPLHYRVELPPTDYMKKPLTAMCRGFDPMAFHWALTMGLAVEEINNRKDLLPEHTLAYRIFDSCATPVMAQKAVLAALNGQDVVQSFMCSGASPLLGLIGESGSSQSIVVSRTLEPFRIPMISYFSTCSCLSDRKQFPTFFRVVPSDDYQVKAIAQLLKRFDWTWIGVVTEDHDYGRFALQGLKREIENTKICLAYHEMIPKDYTQERVLKILKVMKESTAKVVVVFSGEGEFYPFLTEFVAQNITGIQWIASEAWVTASMLAETYSFLDGTIGFAIRQGHVPGLQDYIRTVTPERYPSIPQVQELWEALYGCSPSTSTLSSHLPSCTGKEILRKEYSAYMNTSSPRVTYNVYKAVYAFAHSLHNLIECRNGHGPFENLSCANLNNVFPWQLQHYLQEISFSISGEEVNFDIKGDAIPSYDLINWQRSASGDMQFIKVGLYDGAQHSGKELVIEKQAIAWSNQQTKVPVSVCSNGCTPGYRKAVRHGQSLCCFDCVPCDIGKISNQTVDCLSCPEDYWSNVNRTECIQKVIEFLSHDAMGMTLTVIAVAGAFLTITVLGIFLYNKGTPIVRVNNSELSFFILVSLTFCFLCALIFIGEPTSWSCMLRHTAFSITFSLCISCILGKTLVVLAAFTATRPGNNIMKWLGPTQQRIIIFCCTLVQVLICTVWLVVSPPFPYRNTKYQQSKIILDCSVGSDLAFWCVLGYIGLLACVCFFLAFLARKLPGNFNEAKYITFSMIIFCTVWLAFVPAYVSSPGKFTTAVEIFAILASSFGLLFCLFAPKCYIILVKPEKNTKQHLIGKVTK